The genomic DNA GCGCCGTGACCACGTCGTCGCAGTCCCTTCACCAACCGCTGCATCAATTGTTCGCTGCTGTAGATCAGGATCTCCGTGTCGCGCGTCGGATGCTCCAGATCGATGCTGACATGATCTTCGAGGCGATGGTGGTAGACGGGCAACGGTTCGTCGGCGCGACCTAACAGTTGGTCGATCCGCAACATCAAATCGGCACCCAGCCGCGTGGCAAGTCCTTCACGAGGGAGTCGCAGCAATTGACCAAATTGCTCGATCCCCAGCCGAGCCAACGTCTCGACACAAGCCGGTTCCAACCGCATCGCGCGGGTTGGCATCGAGACTAAGTGATGGAACTCAGTTTCCGGTTTGGTGATGCAATAACGTTTTGTTGTTTCGACGGTCTTGCGACGCGAGGCGGGGCTTCGGGCCAAACCCCACGCGCCAGCTAACGTGCTGGCCAGCGCGATCCGAACCTGCAGGTTGCGGCTGTGGAAAAAATCATCGATCTGGTGGCAGAGCGATTCTTCGCCATCGAACAACGGACCGATTCCGGTCACGTCCATCACCAAGCCTTGCGGCATGTGCAGCAGCTGGCCCGCCCAAGGGCGTGGGCCCAGCGGTTCCAGGCCGACCAGCGGACTGAAGCGTTCGGTGCAGGCGGCGGCGAGTTCCTGCAGCGCGTCGAGGTCGGCTTGAGCGTCGTGCGGTTGAGTCGTCGATTGCGCATCGGTTGCCGCTTCGATCAACGAAGTCGCTTCGCCCCCGGACATCTCGACTTTAATCCCCGCCATCGCGGCGCGGCGACAGCAGGCGACGACGCGCTGTCCGCGGCGAGGGTCGCGAGCGATCAAGACCAGCGGCGGGCGATCAGGCCCGGCGGGCAGATTGCTGGCGGCGTGCAGTCTTTGGATGGGCCAATTCGGCAGCCAAATGCTGAGCACTCTTGGATTCACGTGGCAGTTCCTTGCGAACGATTCGCGACTGTTGATCGATCTGCAGCATCAATTGCTGTCCGGCCGTAGCCCCGCGGGCACGCAGCAACCGCACGGCCAGCAAGCGGTCGGAATTCGCCGTCAGGATGGAGGTCGGGGCAGCCGATCGGGGGACGACTCCGCGGACCAGCCAACGGACCTCAGCCCAACTGGTTTGCCGGATCGCTGTCGCTGGCCGCAGCAACATCCCCAACGTGGCTCCCGTTTCGGCAGCCAATTGCAACCGCCGGGCATCGTTGTCCTGCAGATTCCCGATGCGTCCCCAAACCGCCGCCACCGCGGAACAGCGAAGCGATTGGTCGAGCGACCAGATCAGGTCTTCCCGCGACTTGGGCTGCAGCAGCACGATCGCATCGGCTGGCAACCCCGCAGCGATCGCGGCGGGGGGATAAAACGTCCGCTCGGTGTCGACGATCACGACCTTGCCGCCGGTGTGCCGATGCGCTGCGACCGCACCGGTCAGCGACAACCAAGCCGCACCGCCGGCGTGCCCGACGTCGATCCATTCGACCAATGAACCAGGGGGATAACCGGCTTGGGGGAGCAGTGCGTCCAGCGGTTCGATGCCCGAAGAGATGGCCTGCGATTCGGGACGCCGAGCCGCTTCGACGCGGCGTAGCTGCTTTCGCAAGCTCGATAAAACGTCCGCTTTGGCTGCGGGCGGCTGGCACTCGTCCTGCTCACCGTTTTTCGAGCAAGATTGCAGTGTGGAAAAAACGTCAGTTTTGGCGTCTGGCGGCGCGGCAGCTAGCTCGGCAGAACCCGCGGCCAGCGGTGGTTCCACCGGCGGCTGAGCCTTCCTTTCCGGAAATGCTAGCGTTTTTGCAGGCTCATCCCACAATTGCAGTTGCACAGACATCGCTCCCTCACCATGAACTTGATGTATCGGTGAAACATCAATGCTATCACCAACAATTCAGTTGTCCACGAAGAGGATATTTGGCGTTTGGACACGTTTGGTCCCCGCGACAAACCCCTCCAGCGGGCGGCGTGAATGCTCCCTAAGCCTCTGGTAATCGAAGCTCGCGATCGCAGGGCTGGAAAGAGTGAAGAGGGGGCGTCTCGCTACGCGATGGGGAACGTTTGAGGCAGCGACGGTCGTGCCGCTGGCGCGGGGATCGTGTGTGAGCGGGGCAGCAACTTCAGCCCGCGGAGAAGAACGAGCCCAAGCCTATGGAAGAACAACAAAACGGCGAAGGTTCGGGTGAAGGACAAATGTCTGAAATGCGCCTACCCGTTGGACATATTGCGGGGATGGGATTTATGGTTCCATCGCCGTCATTATGGTCGCAAGCCGACGATGAGGACGGGATCGATACCGCCTGAGGTGTTTAGGAATTCGAGCCTCTGCAGCGACTCTCCTTCCTCATAGCCGAGGTTGCTTAAATCGATCGCGACCGCGAGGGCACGTGCATCGATGTTGATCTGACGACCATGAATGAACGCGTTTTGCTTCAGGTCGTCGATCGAACGGGTGGCTTCCTGCGCGCGATACGTGCAATGAGGAAAGAGGTCGAGCGCATACGG from Rosistilla carotiformis includes the following:
- a CDS encoding Y-family DNA polymerase, whose product is MNPRVLSIWLPNWPIQRLHAASNLPAGPDRPPLVLIARDPRRGQRVVACCRRAAMAGIKVEMSGGEATSLIEAATDAQSTTQPHDAQADLDALQELAAACTERFSPLVGLEPLGPRPWAGQLLHMPQGLVMDVTGIGPLFDGEESLCHQIDDFFHSRNLQVRIALASTLAGAWGLARSPASRRKTVETTKRYCITKPETEFHHLVSMPTRAMRLEPACVETLARLGIEQFGQLLRLPREGLATRLGADLMLRIDQLLGRADEPLPVYHHRLEDHVSIDLEHPTRDTEILIYSSEQLMQRLVKGLRRRGHGALRIACRFELLQHEAVEMRLSLFAPTADDQHLNRLLANHFGRQRLPADVHRVAVSATLTAPLQQRQPDLIGDASTHANSAPALANLIDNLAGRLGRQSVLGVRATRNPEPESAYRTQPLTGQPVGEIARMRRGGSRSAVRKSSRSTKPRGFFNEQSDSESFVPSPHDPLRRPIQLLKEPIELTVLKIERGTPPMLFGYRDRQLQTHRFWGPERIETAWWSGSMIRRDYFRIETNQGDWLWVYRKLTTSQWYLHGLFG
- a CDS encoding ImuA family protein, producing the protein MSVQLQLWDEPAKTLAFPERKAQPPVEPPLAAGSAELAAAPPDAKTDVFSTLQSCSKNGEQDECQPPAAKADVLSSLRKQLRRVEAARRPESQAISSGIEPLDALLPQAGYPPGSLVEWIDVGHAGGAAWLSLTGAVAAHRHTGGKVVIVDTERTFYPPAAIAAGLPADAIVLLQPKSREDLIWSLDQSLRCSAVAAVWGRIGNLQDNDARRLQLAAETGATLGMLLRPATAIRQTSWAEVRWLVRGVVPRSAAPTSILTANSDRLLAVRLLRARGATAGQQLMLQIDQQSRIVRKELPRESKSAQHLAAELAHPKTARRQQSARRA